In Helianthus annuus cultivar XRQ/B chromosome 3, HanXRQr2.0-SUNRISE, whole genome shotgun sequence, a single window of DNA contains:
- the LOC110929800 gene encoding protein TRIGALACTOSYLDIACYLGLYCEROL 3, chloroplastic has translation MNSLVGSSVSTLNWRNVSNPSSGYCKSGKKIVTLSINARGPVCCSVAPHNLKPADEFSSSKIQDSSVNLFTEGSEETDVLIECKDVYKSFGEKHILRGVNFKIKHGEAVGIIGPSGTGKSTILKIIAGLLTPDKGEVYIRGRKRHGLISDDDMHGLRIGLVFQSAALFDSLTVRENVGFLLYEHSRMPEDKIKELVAETLAAVGLKEVEDRMPSELSGGMKKRVALARSIIYDTKNNTIEPEVLLYDEPTAGLDPIASTVVEDLIRSVHCKGEDALGNPGKIASYVVVTHQHSTIRRAVDRLVFLHEGKVVWQGLTHEFTSSTNPIVQQFASGNLDGPIRY, from the exons ATGAATTCGTTGGTGGGTTCTTCTGTTTCCACTCTAAATTGGCGGAATGTATCTAATCCCTCATCTGGGTATTGTAAATCTGGTAAAAAGATTGTTACTCTTTCCATCAATGCAAGGGGACCTGTTTGTTGCAGTGTTGCTCCACATAATTTAAAGCCTGCTGATGAGTTTAGTTCTTCCAAAATTCAA GATTCTTCTGTAAATTTGTTTACAGAAGGTTCAGAGGAGACAGATGTGCTTATTGAGTGTAAAGATGTTTACAAGTCATTCGGGGAGAAACACATATTAAGAGGCGTAAATTTTAAG ATCAAGCATGGAGAAGCCGTTGGAATAATCGGGCCTTCTGGCACCGGAAAATCTACCATTTTAAAGATCATTGCAGGGCTCCTTACTCCAGATAAG GGGGAAGTTTACATTCGAGGACGAAAAAGACATGGATTAATAAGCGATGATGATATGCACGGCCTTCGAATTGGCCTG GTGTTTCAAAGTGCAGCGCTTTTTGATTCTTTAACGGTTCGGGAGAATGTTGGTTTTCTTTT GTATGAGCATTCAAGAATGCCCGAGGATAAAATTAAAGAACTTGTTGCAGAAACATTGGCTGCAGTTGGATTAAAG GAAGTTGAGGATCGGATGCCATCTGAGTTGTCTGGTGGAATGAAAAAAAGAGTCGCTTTAGCTCGATCTATAATATATGATACAAAAAATAATACAATCGAACCAGAG GTGCTTTTGTATGATGAACCAACTGCGGGACTTGATCCAATTGCGTCTACTGTAGTTGAAGATTTGATCCGGTCCGTTCATTGCAAAGGTGAAGATGCACTAGGGAATCCTGGAAAGATTGCATCTTATGTTGTTGTGACTCACCAACACAGTACCATTAGAAGAGCTGTTGACAG GTTGGTGTTTCTTCATGAGGGAAAGGTCGTCTGGCAAGGATTGACTCATGAATTCACTTCATCTACAAATCCAATTGTTCAACAG TTTGCCTCCGGGAACTTGGATGGGCCTATTAGGTACTAA